Proteins from a genomic interval of Equus quagga isolate Etosha38 chromosome 11, UCLA_HA_Equagga_1.0, whole genome shotgun sequence:
- the EIF1 gene encoding eukaryotic translation initiation factor 1, which produces MSAIQNLHSFDPFADASKGDDLLPAGTEDYIHIRIQQRNGRKTLTTVQGIADDYDKKKLVKAFKKKFACNGTVIEHPEYGEVIQLQGDQRKNICQFLVEIGLAKEDQLKVHGF; this is translated from the exons ATGTCCGCTATCCAGAACCTCCACTCTTTCG ACCCCTTTGCTGATGCAAGTAAGGGTGATGATCTGCTTCCTGCTGGCACTGAGGATTATATCCATATAAGAATTCAACAGAGAAACGGCAGGAAGACTCTTACTACTGTCCAAGGGATCGCTGATGATTACGATAAAAAGAAACTAGTGAAGGCGTTTAAGAAG AAATTTGCCTGCAATGGTACTGTAATTGAGCATCCAGAATATGGAGAAGTAATTCAACTACAGGGTGACCAGCGCAAGAACATATGCCAGTTCCTGGTAGAG attGGACTGGCTAAGGAGGACCAGCTGAAGGTTCATGGGTTTTAA
- the GAST gene encoding gastrin, with product MRRLCVYVLIFALALAAFSEASWKPCSQLQDAPSGPGANKGLEPHWPDQLDRLGPASHHRRQLGLQGSPHLVADLSKKQGPWLEKEEAAYGWMDFGRRSAEEGDQSP from the exons ATGCGGcgactgtgtgtgtatgtgctgaTCTTTGCGCTGGCTCTGGCCGCCTTCTCCGAAGCTTCTTGGAAGCCCTGCTCCCAGCTGCAGGACGCACCCTCAGGTCCAGGGGCCAATAAGGGCCTGGAGCCGCATTGGCCAGACCAGCTGGACAGGCTGGGCCCAGCCTCTCATCACCGAAGGCAGCTGGGGCTCCAGGGTTCCCCACACTTGGTAGCAG ACCTGTCCAAGAAGCAAGGGCCATGGCTGGAGAAAGAAGAAGCAGCCTACGGATGGATGGACTTTGGCCGCCGCAGCGCTGAGGAAGGGGATCAAAGTCCTTAG